One Streptomyces sp. ML-6 genomic region harbors:
- the arfB gene encoding alternative ribosome rescue aminoacyl-tRNA hydrolase ArfB: MGVMSGPYVIRGSVSLPEAELMWRFSRSSGPGGQHVNTSDSQVELRFDLAATEALPEVWKERALQRLENRLVGGVIAVRASEHRSQWRNRETALVRLASLLAEATAPPPRPRRKTRIPRGINERRLREKKQRGETKRGRSGRDW; the protein is encoded by the coding sequence ATGGGTGTCATGTCCGGGCCCTATGTCATCCGCGGCTCGGTCTCCCTGCCGGAGGCCGAGCTCATGTGGCGTTTCTCGCGGTCCTCCGGGCCCGGCGGGCAACACGTCAACACCAGCGATTCCCAGGTGGAGCTCCGCTTCGACCTCGCGGCGACCGAGGCGCTCCCCGAGGTGTGGAAGGAGCGGGCCCTCCAGCGCCTGGAGAACCGGCTGGTGGGCGGGGTGATCGCCGTGCGGGCCTCCGAGCACCGCTCCCAGTGGCGCAACCGTGAGACGGCCCTCGTCCGGCTCGCCTCGCTGCTGGCCGAGGCGACGGCGCCGCCTCCCAGGCCGCGCCGCAAAACCAGGATCCCGCGGGGGATCAACGAGCGGCGGCTGCGTGAGAAGAAGCAGCGCGGCGAGACGAAGCGCGGCCGCTCCGGCCGCGACTGGTGA
- a CDS encoding YncE family protein, which translates to MNARRAVVALAAAAVLAGCTTATRAGTSDDLSAGMSDGLSAGTGPSATAPAGSRAPDSPRSAPTASAATPPGTLLVADFGGDTVTFVDPRPGRDRHRLGSVRVGTAPYGLVVGDDGLAWVATAEGVAVVDTATRTRLTRIPYRTETGPATTGEYRGGGMGIALAPDGRHVYVGVNVPGRNGMLEIVDTATRKITTTVPVGRRPFDVDVSPDGTEVYATDHDSFDVTAVDTGTRETRRFEVAPYGTEGGLGSWLKPHYAVVRPADGRLLLPFEGERLVVLDPRTGKSTVERMTADTHQHGATLAPDGTLLVVGTGPILSEDRGPSLTVRAPDGSERVVPLDGPHEDVAVSEDGRTAYVTQGFTRDGYGNGITVVDLTGGRRPYEVPATARPLGIAAL; encoded by the coding sequence GTGAACGCGCGCCGCGCGGTGGTGGCGCTCGCCGCGGCCGCGGTGCTCGCGGGCTGCACGACCGCTACCCGGGCCGGGACGTCGGACGACCTGTCCGCCGGGATGTCGGACGGCCTGTCCGCCGGGACCGGTCCGTCGGCCACCGCGCCCGCCGGGTCCCGCGCGCCGGACTCCCCGCGGTCGGCGCCGACCGCCTCCGCGGCGACCCCGCCCGGCACGCTCCTGGTCGCCGACTTCGGCGGCGACACCGTGACGTTCGTCGACCCGCGGCCGGGCCGCGACCGGCACCGGCTCGGCTCCGTCCGGGTCGGCACCGCGCCCTACGGCCTCGTCGTCGGGGACGACGGGCTGGCCTGGGTGGCGACCGCCGAGGGCGTGGCCGTCGTGGACACCGCGACCCGCACCCGTCTCACCCGTATCCCGTACCGGACGGAGACCGGCCCCGCCACCACCGGCGAGTACCGGGGCGGCGGCATGGGCATCGCCCTCGCCCCCGACGGCCGGCACGTCTACGTCGGCGTCAACGTGCCCGGCCGCAACGGCATGCTGGAGATCGTCGACACCGCCACCCGGAAGATCACCACCACGGTGCCGGTGGGCCGCCGCCCCTTCGACGTGGACGTCTCGCCGGACGGCACCGAGGTGTACGCCACCGACCACGACTCCTTCGACGTCACGGCGGTGGACACGGGCACGCGCGAGACGCGGCGCTTCGAGGTCGCCCCGTACGGCACCGAGGGCGGCCTCGGCTCCTGGCTGAAGCCGCACTACGCCGTCGTCCGCCCCGCCGACGGCAGACTGCTGCTGCCCTTCGAGGGGGAACGGCTCGTCGTCCTCGACCCGCGCACCGGGAAGTCCACCGTCGAGCGGATGACGGCCGACACCCACCAGCACGGGGCGACGCTCGCCCCCGACGGCACCCTCCTCGTCGTCGGCACCGGCCCCATCCTCTCCGAGGACCGGGGCCCGTCCCTGACCGTCCGCGCCCCCGACGGCTCCGAACGCGTCGTGCCGCTGGACGGCCCGCACGAGGACGTGGCGGTGTCCGAGGACGGCCGCACGGCGTACGTCACCCAGGGCTTCACCCGCGACGGGTACGGCAACGGCATCACCGTCGTCGACCTCACGGGCGGACGACGGCCGTACGAGGTGCCGGCGACGGCCCGCCCCCTCGGCATCGCGGCCCTCTGA
- a CDS encoding TerD family protein: MAVSLSKGGNVSLTKEAPGLTAVTVGLGWDVRTTTGTDFDLDASAIAVNPAGKVVSDGHFVFFNNKSTPDQTIVHTGDNLTGQGEGDDEQINVNLAGLPADVDKIVFPVSIYDAETRSQNFGQVRNAFIRIINQAGGAEIARYDLSEDAATETAMVFGELYRNGAEWKFRAVGQGYASGLRGIAQDFGVNI; this comes from the coding sequence ATGGCTGTAAGCCTGTCCAAGGGCGGCAACGTCTCCCTCACCAAGGAGGCCCCGGGCCTGACCGCCGTCACGGTCGGCCTCGGCTGGGACGTCCGTACCACCACCGGCACCGACTTCGACCTCGACGCCTCGGCGATCGCGGTCAACCCGGCGGGGAAGGTCGTCTCCGACGGCCACTTCGTCTTCTTCAACAACAAGTCGACGCCGGACCAGACCATCGTCCACACCGGTGACAACCTCACGGGCCAGGGCGAGGGCGACGACGAGCAGATCAACGTCAACCTGGCGGGCCTGCCGGCCGACGTCGACAAGATCGTCTTCCCGGTCTCCATCTACGACGCCGAGACCCGCAGCCAGAACTTCGGCCAGGTGCGCAACGCGTTCATCCGCATCATCAACCAGGCCGGCGGCGCCGAGATCGCCCGTTACGACCTGAGCGAGGACGCCGCCACCGAGACCGCCATGGTCTTCGGCGAGCTGTACCGCAACGGTGCGGAGTGGAAGTTCCGCGCCGTCGGCCAGGGCTACGCCTCGGGCCTGCGCGGCATCGCCCAGGACTTCGGCGTCAACATCTGA
- a CDS encoding M1 family metallopeptidase, translating into MDQRTPVHRTARAAVVTLLLLVTSAACSGDTGGVRGTPGASGLRDPYFPKLGNGGYDVTHYDLVLDVDPAAHRLRGTATITARATQDLSAFDLDLAGLTVDSATVEGRPAAVNRTGHELTLRPAAEVEDRLREGGTFRTVVRYSGSPRTLTDPDGSQEGWLRTADGSVALGEPTGSMTWFPGNNHPSDKATYDIAVTVPEGLTAVSNGEPVSRRTSGATTTYRWRTPEPMASYLATVAVGRYTTRTSRTADGIEVFTAADPAVAKRSERILARIPEVVKWEAERFGPYPFTATGAIVDRPGDAGYALETQGRPFFPGPPDAGLLVHEMAHQWFGDSVTPESWRDMWLNEGFATYAQWLWAADKEGVPIQELFDEAFEDDANWAFPPADPPSAKDISQAPVYGRGAMVVHELRRTMADDARFFALLRGWTKAHRHGNASTADFTAHAERVAGRDLTELWDTWLYGRSRPAPKD; encoded by the coding sequence GTGGACCAGCGAACGCCCGTGCACCGTACGGCCCGAGCCGCCGTCGTCACCCTGCTGCTCCTGGTGACGTCCGCCGCCTGCAGCGGCGACACCGGCGGTGTCCGGGGCACGCCCGGCGCGTCCGGCCTGCGCGATCCGTACTTCCCGAAGCTCGGCAACGGCGGCTACGACGTCACGCACTACGACCTCGTGCTCGACGTCGACCCGGCCGCCCACCGGCTGCGCGGCACCGCCACGATCACCGCCCGCGCGACCCAGGACCTCAGCGCCTTCGACCTCGACCTCGCCGGACTCACCGTGGACTCCGCGACCGTCGAGGGCCGCCCGGCCGCCGTCAACCGGACGGGTCACGAGCTGACGCTGCGCCCCGCCGCCGAGGTCGAGGACCGGCTGCGCGAGGGCGGCACCTTCCGCACGGTCGTCCGTTACTCCGGTTCGCCGCGCACCCTCACCGACCCCGACGGCTCGCAGGAGGGCTGGCTGCGGACCGCCGACGGGTCGGTCGCGCTCGGCGAACCGACCGGCTCGATGACCTGGTTCCCCGGCAACAACCACCCGAGCGACAAGGCGACGTACGACATCGCCGTCACCGTCCCCGAGGGCCTGACGGCCGTCTCCAACGGGGAACCGGTCTCCCGCCGCACCTCGGGCGCCACCACCACGTACCGCTGGCGCACCCCCGAACCGATGGCGAGCTACCTCGCCACGGTCGCCGTCGGCCGCTACACCACCCGGACGTCGAGGACCGCGGACGGCATCGAGGTGTTCACCGCCGCCGACCCGGCCGTCGCGAAGCGGAGCGAGCGGATCCTCGCCCGGATCCCCGAGGTCGTGAAGTGGGAGGCCGAACGGTTCGGCCCCTACCCCTTCACCGCCACGGGCGCGATCGTCGACCGCCCCGGGGACGCCGGTTACGCGCTGGAGACCCAGGGCCGGCCGTTCTTCCCCGGCCCGCCGGACGCCGGGCTGCTGGTCCACGAGATGGCCCACCAGTGGTTCGGGGACTCCGTCACGCCCGAGAGCTGGCGGGACATGTGGCTCAACGAGGGCTTCGCGACCTACGCGCAGTGGCTGTGGGCGGCCGACAAGGAGGGCGTCCCGATCCAGGAGCTGTTCGACGAGGCCTTCGAGGACGACGCCAACTGGGCCTTTCCGCCCGCCGATCCGCCGAGCGCGAAGGACATCTCGCAGGCGCCGGTGTACGGGCGCGGGGCGATGGTCGTCCATGAACTCCGGCGCACGATGGCCGACGACGCACGCTTCTTCGCGCTCCTGCGGGGCTGGACGAAGGCCCACCGGCACGGCAACGCCTCGACCGCCGACTTCACCGCCCACGCGGAACGGGTGGCGGGCCGGGATCTGACGGAGCTGTGGGACACCTGGCTGTACGGCAGGAGCCGGCCCGCCCCGAAGGACTGA
- a CDS encoding M4 family metallopeptidase, with product MTPHMNTRRAAALAAVAAMVVVGVQTGAANASPDNGTDGPSATRSVVPFGANKASQRTAAIKSAQSEAASAAESLGLGGKEKLIVRDVIKDADGTVHTRYERTYAGLPVLGGDLVTHTAAGGKLKGVTKATEARIAVPSTTAKIKTAAAARKVIWASGGKPVLALETVKKGVQKDGTPSRMHIITDANTGKELRRFEAIETGVGHSQYSGDVDLTTTESGSGFELTDGERGGHKTYDLNQGESGTGDLVTDDDDTWGDGTGGDRQTAAVDAAYGAAQTWDFYKSAFGREGIAGDGKAAYSRVHYGDGYVNAFWDDSCFCMTYGDGADNKSALTAIDVAGHEMSHGLTSSTANLDYFGESGGLNEATSDILGTSVEFAADNSTDIGDYLIGEKIDINGDGTPLRYMDEPSKDGGSADYWDSSVGDLDVHYSSGVANHFFYLLSEGSGAKTINGVDYDSPTADGSTVTGIGRDKAVQIWYKALAEYMTSSTDYAGAREATEQAATDLYGADSEELSAVQAAWSGVNVK from the coding sequence ATGACCCCCCACATGAACACCCGTCGCGCCGCTGCCCTGGCCGCAGTGGCCGCGATGGTCGTCGTCGGCGTCCAGACCGGTGCGGCCAACGCCTCGCCGGACAACGGAACTGACGGCCCCTCCGCCACTCGCAGCGTCGTCCCCTTCGGCGCGAACAAGGCATCGCAGCGCACCGCCGCCATCAAGTCCGCCCAGTCCGAAGCCGCTTCGGCCGCCGAGTCCCTCGGCCTCGGCGGCAAGGAGAAGCTGATCGTCCGTGACGTGATCAAGGACGCCGACGGCACCGTCCACACCCGCTACGAACGCACCTACGCCGGGCTGCCGGTCCTCGGTGGCGACCTCGTCACCCACACCGCCGCCGGCGGGAAGCTCAAGGGCGTCACCAAGGCCACCGAGGCGCGGATAGCCGTGCCGTCCACGACGGCGAAGATCAAGACCGCGGCCGCCGCGCGCAAGGTGATCTGGGCGAGCGGCGGCAAGCCCGTCCTCGCCCTCGAAACGGTGAAGAAGGGCGTGCAGAAGGACGGCACGCCGAGCAGGATGCACATCATCACCGACGCGAACACCGGCAAGGAACTCCGGCGGTTCGAGGCGATCGAGACCGGCGTCGGCCACAGCCAGTACAGCGGCGACGTCGACCTCACGACCACCGAGAGCGGCTCCGGCTTCGAGCTGACCGACGGCGAGCGCGGCGGCCACAAGACGTACGACCTGAACCAGGGCGAGAGCGGCACCGGCGACCTCGTCACGGACGACGACGACACCTGGGGCGACGGCACCGGCGGCGACCGCCAGACCGCCGCCGTGGACGCCGCCTACGGCGCCGCGCAGACCTGGGACTTCTACAAGTCGGCGTTCGGCCGCGAGGGCATCGCCGGTGACGGCAAGGCCGCGTACTCGCGGGTCCACTACGGCGACGGGTACGTCAACGCGTTCTGGGACGACAGCTGCTTCTGCATGACGTACGGCGACGGCGCCGACAACAAGAGCGCGCTGACCGCCATCGACGTCGCGGGCCACGAGATGAGCCACGGCCTGACCTCGTCCACCGCCAACCTGGACTACTTCGGCGAGTCCGGCGGCCTGAACGAGGCGACCAGCGACATCCTCGGCACCTCGGTGGAGTTCGCCGCCGACAACAGCACGGACATCGGCGACTACCTCATCGGCGAGAAGATCGACATCAACGGCGACGGCACCCCGCTGCGCTACATGGACGAGCCGAGCAAGGACGGCGGCTCGGCCGACTACTGGGACAGCAGCGTCGGCGACCTCGACGTGCACTACTCCTCCGGTGTCGCCAACCACTTCTTCTACCTGCTGTCCGAGGGCAGCGGCGCGAAGACCATCAACGGGGTCGACTACGACTCCCCGACCGCCGACGGCTCGACCGTCACCGGCATCGGCCGGGACAAGGCCGTCCAGATCTGGTACAAGGCCCTCGCCGAGTACATGACGTCCTCCACCGACTACGCGGGCGCCCGCGAGGCGACCGAGCAGGCGGCGACCGACCTGTACGGGGCGGACAGCGAGGAACTCTCCGCCGTCCAGGCCGCCTGGAGCGGCGTCAACGTGAAGTAA
- the cdgB gene encoding diguanylate cyclase CdgB, which yields MEAESEPYVRLATMRQLHQAVADLNTARSLADTLQTVADGIVRGLGYELACVNMVRPDGDLVVAAFAGNSAAEALITGRVGSRASWERRLAMGQAWDELRFIPHTDGWVLLDDDVPQWHTDGPDPRFEDEWHPQDRLYAPMYASGGRFDLLGVISVDRPRNGRRPGAWGREALQMYASQAAIAISNAKLRANMQRALVRLEREQQALRASEESFRQAFEYAPSGMAIAELGGDQHGRLLRTNDALCRLLGRPASVLRRYSFADLVHPEDIGTLLRTSAEGGRTELRLGRRDGSYLWVSLRNSVVADTADGPRFLLTHVEDIEERKRHELHLAHRASHDALTGLPNSAELRSRLGARLCDRPHAATASAVEALDAAYGDLDDPEARAHGYDVDTAPGGPYDHHVHAVAPEEDNDDGTKGLAVLFCDLDGFKSINDRFGHHTGDAVLIEVARRLTTGVRDGDTVARLGGDEFVVLADGLGAADAADLAVRLRNAIIPPIRVDGRAVRVGASFGIGWAACGMTAEEVLRSADQRMYVEKRSRAKVHRRAG from the coding sequence ATGGAGGCCGAGTCGGAGCCGTATGTCCGTCTTGCGACGATGCGGCAACTGCACCAGGCCGTCGCCGATCTCAACACGGCACGGAGCCTGGCCGACACGCTGCAGACCGTGGCCGACGGAATCGTCCGCGGCCTCGGTTACGAGCTGGCCTGCGTGAACATGGTCCGTCCCGACGGTGACCTCGTCGTCGCCGCCTTCGCCGGCAACAGCGCAGCGGAAGCCCTGATCACCGGCCGGGTCGGTTCCCGCGCCTCCTGGGAGCGCAGGCTGGCGATGGGGCAGGCGTGGGACGAGCTGCGGTTCATACCGCACACCGACGGTTGGGTCCTCCTCGACGACGACGTGCCGCAGTGGCACACCGACGGGCCCGATCCCCGTTTCGAGGACGAGTGGCACCCCCAGGACCGCCTCTACGCCCCGATGTACGCGTCCGGCGGCAGGTTCGATCTCCTCGGCGTGATCTCCGTGGACCGCCCCCGCAACGGCCGCCGCCCCGGTGCCTGGGGCCGGGAGGCCCTCCAGATGTACGCGTCGCAGGCGGCCATTGCGATCAGCAACGCCAAGCTGAGAGCAAACATGCAGCGGGCGCTGGTCCGGCTGGAGCGGGAGCAGCAGGCGCTGCGGGCCAGCGAGGAGTCCTTCCGGCAGGCGTTCGAGTACGCCCCCAGCGGCATGGCCATCGCCGAGCTGGGCGGCGACCAGCACGGCCGGCTGCTGCGCACCAACGACGCCCTGTGCCGGCTGCTGGGCCGCCCCGCCTCCGTCCTGCGCCGCTACTCCTTCGCCGACCTCGTCCACCCCGAGGACATCGGCACCCTGCTGCGCACCTCCGCCGAGGGCGGCCGGACCGAGCTGCGGCTCGGCCGGCGCGACGGCTCCTACCTCTGGGTCTCGCTGCGCAACTCCGTCGTCGCCGACACCGCGGACGGCCCCCGTTTCCTGCTCACCCACGTCGAGGACATAGAGGAGCGCAAGCGGCACGAGCTGCACCTCGCGCACCGGGCCTCGCACGACGCGCTCACCGGCCTGCCCAACAGCGCCGAGCTGCGCTCCAGGCTGGGCGCCCGGCTCTGCGACCGCCCGCACGCGGCCACCGCCTCCGCGGTCGAGGCGCTGGACGCGGCCTACGGAGACCTCGACGACCCGGAGGCGCGGGCGCACGGCTACGACGTGGACACGGCACCCGGCGGCCCGTACGACCACCATGTGCACGCCGTCGCGCCCGAGGAGGACAACGACGACGGCACGAAGGGGCTCGCGGTCCTCTTCTGCGACCTGGACGGCTTCAAGTCGATCAACGACCGCTTCGGCCACCACACCGGTGACGCGGTGCTGATCGAGGTCGCCCGGCGGCTGACCACCGGTGTCCGCGACGGCGACACCGTCGCCCGGCTCGGGGGCGACGAGTTCGTCGTCCTCGCCGACGGCCTCGGTGCCGCGGACGCCGCGGATCTGGCCGTACGCCTGCGTAACGCCATCATTCCGCCCATCCGGGTCGACGGCCGGGCGGTGCGCGTCGGGGCCAGCTTCGGCATTGGCTGGGCCGCCTGCGGAATGACCGCGGAAGAGGTGCTGCGCTCCGCCGACCAGCGGATGTACGTCGAGAAGCGGTCCCGGGCGAAGGTTCACCGCAGGGCCGGCTGA
- a CDS encoding flavin reductase family protein, with product MSNDEFRAALARLAAGVVLVTAQEPPLDEHGRGEEVGMTATAFMSVSLDPPLVMVSLRNDSRMDDLLSEQPLWAVSVLAEDQRQVAARFAMKGRISDRLLFQDLPCTRGEITGAPLIGGALATLECRTEQRVLAGDHTLVIGRVLSTGLPREGGEPLMYFRGNYRQLG from the coding sequence GTGAGCAACGATGAGTTCCGGGCCGCGCTCGCCCGGCTGGCGGCCGGAGTGGTGCTGGTCACCGCCCAGGAACCGCCGCTGGACGAGCACGGACGCGGCGAGGAGGTCGGCATGACGGCGACCGCCTTCATGTCGGTGTCGCTGGACCCGCCACTGGTGATGGTCAGCCTGCGCAACGACTCCCGGATGGACGACCTGCTGTCGGAGCAGCCGCTGTGGGCGGTCTCCGTGCTCGCCGAGGACCAGCGGCAGGTGGCCGCCCGGTTCGCGATGAAGGGCCGGATCAGCGACCGGCTGCTGTTCCAGGACCTCCCCTGCACGCGGGGGGAGATCACCGGCGCACCGCTGATCGGCGGCGCGCTGGCCACCCTGGAGTGCCGCACCGAGCAGCGGGTACTGGCGGGCGACCACACGCTGGTCATCGGCCGGGTGCTGAGCACGGGCCTGCCGCGTGAGGGCGGGGAGCCGCTGATGTACTTCCGGGGGAACTACCGGCAGCTGGGCTGA
- a CDS encoding ankyrin repeat domain-containing protein — protein sequence MNALDRQLLDAAHTGDTDGVRTAIEGGARVDCRDGELRTPLLLAVHGDHVEAARLLVAAGADPDAQDLREESPWLATGVTGSVPMLRTLLPAGPDLKLCNRFGGIALIPASERGHAPYVRELLRVTDIDVDHVNRLGWTALLEAVILGDGGRAHQEIVELLLAAGADVDLPDGDGVTALAHAERRGFTEIAARLRDAR from the coding sequence ATGAACGCCCTCGATCGACAACTGCTCGACGCCGCGCACACCGGCGACACCGACGGAGTGCGGACCGCGATCGAGGGCGGTGCCCGCGTCGACTGCCGCGACGGGGAACTGCGCACCCCGTTGCTCCTCGCCGTCCACGGGGACCACGTCGAGGCCGCCCGGCTGCTCGTGGCGGCGGGCGCGGACCCCGACGCGCAGGACCTGCGCGAGGAGAGCCCCTGGCTGGCGACCGGGGTCACCGGCAGCGTCCCGATGCTGCGCACCCTCCTGCCGGCCGGCCCCGACCTGAAGCTGTGCAACCGGTTCGGCGGCATCGCGCTCATCCCGGCGAGCGAGCGCGGCCACGCCCCCTACGTGCGGGAACTGCTCCGGGTCACGGACATCGACGTCGACCATGTGAATCGGCTCGGCTGGACGGCCCTGCTGGAGGCCGTGATCCTCGGCGACGGCGGTCGGGCGCACCAGGAGATCGTCGAGCTCCTGCTGGCGGCCGGTGCGGACGTCGACCTTCCGGACGGCGACGGGGTGACCGCGCTGGCCCACGCGGAACGCCGCGGCTTCACGGAGATCGCCGCCCGCCTGCGGGACGCCCGGTGA
- a CDS encoding sensor histidine kinase has translation MRSRPSGVIVEVSRVGSERYEVEHRPRSAPGTGRPDDTPADAPGARGAATARPLPRGHDSRSPGTGRPLSAGSDRRAPAARTPDPDARWLTLLMHAAFFLLLGASLTRFLLRHPGEARTPWIIALSVALAVLYVLGPVLGSRPTPRSLVWLGVLVAVWMVLVLLAPSFAWCAVPLFYTGLRILPPRAALALVCLLTLFVVAAQLRLAEGFDPNLVLAPPAVAAIATAVFVHMQRQAARQRELSEQQRELITDLLRTRRELAATERREGTLAERQRLSMEIHDTLAQGLSSQQMLLQAADRTWDTDPATARRHVRTATTIAESNLAEARRFVHDLAPADLAEGGGLEAALHALATRETAQSQGRLTVHCHVEGEGHAALPDRVQSALLRIAQGALANVKEHAHATEAALTLTHLDDRVVLDITDDGQGFVPPGDTGPARGVRGHGLPAIRARLHQLGGTLTIESAPGEGTVLSAAVPLTPAPAPPTAPPTAPEDLA, from the coding sequence ATGCGGAGCCGCCCGTCCGGGGTGATCGTGGAGGTATCACGAGTGGGGAGCGAGAGGTACGAGGTGGAGCACCGACCCCGATCGGCACCCGGCACGGGCCGGCCGGACGACACCCCGGCCGACGCCCCGGGCGCACGGGGCGCGGCCACCGCCCGGCCCCTGCCCCGGGGCCACGACAGCCGCTCCCCCGGGACCGGCCGACCGCTGTCCGCGGGCAGCGACCGTCGCGCCCCCGCCGCCCGGACGCCCGATCCGGACGCCCGGTGGCTCACGCTCCTGATGCACGCCGCGTTCTTCCTGCTGCTAGGCGCCTCGCTCACCCGCTTCCTGCTGCGGCACCCCGGCGAGGCCCGCACCCCGTGGATCATCGCGCTCTCCGTCGCCCTGGCCGTGCTGTACGTGCTCGGGCCCGTGCTCGGCTCGCGTCCGACGCCGCGCTCCCTGGTGTGGCTGGGGGTGCTGGTCGCCGTGTGGATGGTGCTGGTGCTCCTCGCGCCGAGCTTCGCGTGGTGCGCGGTGCCGCTCTTCTACACCGGGCTGCGCATCCTCCCGCCGCGCGCCGCGCTCGCCCTCGTCTGTCTGCTCACCCTGTTCGTCGTCGCCGCGCAACTGCGGCTGGCCGAGGGCTTCGACCCGAACCTGGTGCTCGCCCCGCCCGCCGTGGCGGCCATCGCGACGGCGGTCTTCGTCCACATGCAGCGGCAGGCCGCGCGCCAGCGCGAACTGTCCGAGCAGCAGCGCGAACTGATCACCGACCTGCTGCGCACCCGCCGCGAGCTGGCCGCCACCGAACGCCGCGAGGGAACCCTCGCGGAACGCCAACGGCTCTCCATGGAGATCCACGACACCCTCGCACAGGGCCTGTCCAGCCAGCAGATGCTGCTCCAGGCCGCCGACCGCACCTGGGACACCGACCCGGCGACCGCCCGCCGCCACGTCCGTACGGCCACCACCATCGCGGAGAGCAACCTCGCCGAGGCCCGCCGCTTCGTCCACGACCTGGCCCCGGCCGACCTCGCGGAGGGCGGCGGTCTGGAGGCGGCCCTGCACGCCCTGGCCACCCGTGAGACGGCGCAGTCGCAGGGGCGGCTCACCGTCCACTGCCATGTGGAGGGGGAGGGCCACGCCGCGCTGCCCGACCGGGTGCAGTCCGCCCTCCTGCGCATCGCCCAGGGCGCGCTGGCCAACGTGAAGGAGCACGCGCACGCCACGGAGGCGGCGCTGACGCTGACCCACCTCGACGACCGGGTCGTCCTGGACATCACCGACGACGGGCAGGGCTTCGTGCCGCCCGGGGACACCGGCCCCGCCAGGGGTGTGCGCGGCCACGGGCTGCCCGCGATCCGGGCCCGGCTGCACCAGCTCGGCGGCACGCTGACGATCGAGTCGGCACCGGGCGAGGGCACGGTCCTGTCCGCCGCCGTGCCGCTCACCCCGGCCCCCGCCCCACCGACTGCCCCACCGACCGCCCCGGAGGACCTCGCATGA
- a CDS encoding CBM35 domain-containing protein produces MTAGNNGANTPEDDDPFGYLYEDGQAAGAQPPRQGGYGYPGPAAPQPGVPRTSYNQVRTVGERQYGHQQVPQQPGHGPQQAYGRPNAQYAAPETYPGAVTAPQQAAHGRAGGPSGKGGPNTKGLLIGAVSVVLVVLIGIGAALISGDDDKDKKKDEATSSAEPGEQVEESPKPKQSASSEAPVELPKQDAATLKLGGTAILDKAIKGAEGPNGSYVTGFNTVGSSVTWRAEMQTGGSYRLTVRYAIPAKDANATLTVNGKPNSQPIGLKNFIHSSDPDWEKNWQTTWAPVELVKGENEISISCQDGNQCDVILDWLEVTRAKS; encoded by the coding sequence ATGACGGCCGGGAACAACGGCGCAAACACGCCCGAGGACGACGATCCGTTCGGCTACCTGTACGAGGACGGACAGGCGGCGGGCGCCCAGCCGCCACGCCAGGGCGGCTACGGCTACCCGGGCCCGGCGGCCCCGCAGCCGGGCGTGCCCCGCACCTCGTACAACCAGGTGCGCACCGTCGGCGAGCGCCAGTACGGCCATCAGCAGGTCCCGCAGCAGCCGGGGCACGGCCCGCAGCAGGCGTACGGTCGGCCGAACGCGCAGTACGCCGCCCCGGAGACCTACCCCGGCGCCGTCACCGCCCCGCAGCAGGCCGCCCACGGCCGTGCCGGCGGCCCCTCCGGCAAGGGCGGCCCGAACACCAAGGGCCTGCTGATCGGTGCGGTCTCGGTGGTCCTGGTCGTTCTCATCGGCATCGGCGCCGCGCTGATCAGCGGGGACGACGACAAGGACAAGAAGAAGGACGAGGCGACCTCCTCCGCCGAGCCCGGCGAGCAGGTCGAGGAGTCCCCGAAGCCGAAGCAGTCCGCCAGCTCCGAGGCGCCGGTCGAGCTGCCGAAGCAGGACGCGGCGACGCTGAAGCTCGGCGGCACGGCCATACTCGACAAGGCCATCAAGGGTGCAGAGGGCCCTAACGGCTCGTACGTCACTGGCTTCAACACGGTCGGGTCGTCCGTGACGTGGAGGGCAGAGATGCAGACCGGCGGTTCGTATCGACTGACGGTGCGCTATGCGATCCCAGCCAAGGACGCCAATGCCACGCTGACGGTCAACGGGAAGCCGAACTCGCAGCCGATCGGGCTCAAGAACTTCATCCATTCCTCGGACCCGGACTGGGAGAAGAACTGGCAGACCACTTGGGCCCCCGTCGAGCTGGTCAAGGGTGAGAACGAGATCAGTATTTCTTGCCAGGACGGCAACCAGTGCGATGTGATCCTGGACTGGCTGGAAGTCACCCGGGCGAAGAGTTAG